From Paenibacillus sp. PK3_47, the proteins below share one genomic window:
- a CDS encoding PepSY domain-containing protein: MRKGMKVWGSMAAAAIILGGAYGINEVQGASAGTGTGTVQSQSQSKTLIGVEKAEALALKSAEGRVESIDFKERITGDYYKVEIRQANKEIDVRVDAYTGKILSVRTETDDDDDDYREYAAADSAQGSKMITAAKAAAAATASVQGKVTEIDLDEDDGRFIYEVEVRNGRTKTEVGVDAYTAKVLYTDVDSDDDSDDDDD, encoded by the coding sequence ATGAGAAAAGGAATGAAGGTATGGGGCAGTATGGCCGCAGCGGCCATTATACTCGGAGGAGCTTACGGCATCAATGAGGTTCAGGGCGCTTCCGCAGGGACAGGAACAGGGACAGTACAGAGTCAGAGCCAAAGTAAAACACTGATTGGTGTGGAGAAGGCTGAAGCACTTGCGTTAAAGTCAGCAGAGGGCCGGGTAGAGAGCATTGATTTTAAGGAAAGAATCACCGGAGACTATTACAAGGTCGAAATCCGCCAGGCCAATAAAGAAATTGATGTGAGGGTAGATGCGTATACCGGAAAAATCTTAAGCGTACGCACAGAAACGGACGACGACGATGACGATTACAGAGAGTATGCAGCGGCAGACAGCGCCCAGGGCAGCAAGATGATCACGGCGGCAAAGGCTGCTGCAGCGGCTACAGCTTCTGTTCAAGGAAAGGTAACGGAGATCGATCTGGATGAGGACGACGGAAGATTCATCTATGAGGTAGAGGTCCGGAACGGGCGCACGAAGACCGAAGTCGGGGTGGATGCTTACACCGCCAAGGTCCTGTATACCGATGTTGATTCCGACGATGATTCCGACGACGATGACGATTGA
- a CDS encoding PepSY domain-containing protein produces MKISKIPKKNVIRAAAALLIVLLLAFAAQRLLQGKAGQPMPVEQARQVVLAEYPGTISSLELQSGRYVAELERDQGLYELQLDASSGEILSIVLLQPAASSAVTPAPQPSSTPSAGSTDPPAASPSPSAGRAFSEEEAVQLALQEVPGEPDDVDTGINASGAFYLVEIKTFDDREAIVQVDAISGNIMSVSWEDQDDGDDDKH; encoded by the coding sequence ATGAAAATAAGCAAGATTCCTAAAAAAAATGTAATTAGAGCGGCTGCAGCTCTTCTAATTGTCCTGCTGCTGGCCTTTGCAGCGCAGCGGCTGCTGCAGGGCAAAGCAGGCCAGCCCATGCCGGTTGAGCAGGCCAGACAGGTCGTGCTGGCGGAGTATCCCGGAACTATCTCAAGCCTGGAACTGCAATCCGGGAGGTACGTCGCGGAGCTGGAGCGGGATCAGGGCCTGTATGAGCTGCAGCTGGATGCCTCTTCCGGCGAAATCCTGTCTATAGTCCTGCTGCAGCCTGCTGCTTCTTCAGCGGTTACTCCTGCGCCGCAGCCGTCTTCTACGCCTTCGGCAGGAAGTACCGATCCGCCTGCCGCTTCACCGTCTCCCTCTGCGGGCCGGGCATTTTCCGAGGAGGAGGCGGTACAGCTGGCGCTGCAGGAGGTGCCGGGAGAACCGGATGATGTCGACACCGGGATTAACGCATCGGGTGCTTTTTACCTGGTGGAAATCAAAACCTTCGACGACCGCGAAGCCATCGTCCAGGTGGATGCCATATCGGGAAACATCATGTCTGTATCCTGGGAAGATCAGGATGACGGCGATGATGATAAACATTAA